A genomic stretch from Pseudomonas alkylphenolica includes:
- the iscA gene encoding iron-sulfur cluster assembly protein IscA, whose protein sequence is MAISMTEAAANHVRRSIDGRGKGVGIRLGVRTTGCSGLAYVLEFVDELADEDQVFESHGQKVIIDPKSLTYLDGTELDFVKEGLNEGFKFNNPNVRGECGCGESFNV, encoded by the coding sequence ATGGCTATCAGCATGACAGAAGCCGCCGCCAACCATGTGCGGCGCTCCATTGATGGACGCGGCAAAGGCGTTGGAATTCGCCTCGGCGTGCGCACCACCGGCTGCTCGGGCCTGGCCTATGTGCTGGAGTTCGTCGATGAGCTGGCCGACGAAGACCAGGTCTTCGAAAGCCATGGCCAGAAAGTGATCATCGATCCGAAAAGCCTGACGTACCTCGACGGCACCGAGCTGGATTTCGTCAAGGAAGGGTTGAACGAAGGCTTCAAGTTCAACAACCCCAACGTACGCGGTGAGTGTGGCTGCGGCGAAAGCTTCAACGTCTGA
- the iscU gene encoding Fe-S cluster assembly scaffold IscU, producing MAYSEKVIDHYENPRNVGKMNAEDPDVGTGMVGAPACGDVMRLQIKVNEQGVIEDAKFKTYGCGSAIASSSLATEWMKGKTLDEAETIKNTQLAEELALPPVKIHCSVLAEDAIKAAVRDYKQKKGLL from the coding sequence ATGGCATACAGTGAAAAGGTCATCGACCACTACGAAAACCCGCGTAACGTCGGCAAGATGAATGCCGAAGACCCGGATGTCGGCACCGGCATGGTCGGAGCTCCAGCGTGCGGCGACGTAATGCGTCTGCAGATCAAGGTCAACGAGCAGGGCGTCATCGAAGATGCCAAGTTCAAGACCTACGGCTGTGGTTCGGCCATCGCCTCCAGCTCCCTGGCCACCGAGTGGATGAAGGGCAAGACGCTGGACGAAGCCGAAACCATCAAGAACACCCAGCTGGCCGAAGAACTGGCGCTGCCGCCAGTGAAAATCCACTGCTCGGTGCTCGCCGAGGACGCCATCAAGGCGGCCGTACGCGATTACAAGCAGAAGAAAGGTTTGCTCTAA
- a CDS encoding IscS subfamily cysteine desulfurase produces MKLPIYLDYSATTPVDPRVAQKMSDCLLVDGNFGNPASRSHVFGWKAEEAVENARRQVADLVNADPREIVWTSGATESDNLAIKGVAHFYSTKGKHLITSKIEHKAVLDSTRQLEREGFEVTYIEPGADGLITPAMVEAALRDDTILVSIMHVNNEIGTINDIAAIGELTRARGVMFHVDAAQSTGKVEIDLQKLKVDLMSFSAHKTYGPKGIGALYVSRKPRVRLEATMHGGGHERGMRSGTLATHQIVGMGEAFAIAKELMASENVRIKALSDRFYKQVEGLEELYINGCMTARIPHNLNLSFNYVEGESLIMALKDLAVSSGSACTSASLEPSYVLRALGRNDELAHSSIRFTFGRFTTEEEIDYAAQKVCEAVTKLRELSPLWDMYKDGVDISKIEWAAH; encoded by the coding sequence ATGAAGTTGCCGATCTACCTCGATTACTCCGCGACCACACCGGTCGACCCACGCGTTGCCCAGAAGATGAGCGACTGCCTGCTGGTCGACGGAAACTTCGGTAACCCGGCGTCGCGCTCCCACGTCTTTGGCTGGAAAGCCGAAGAAGCGGTCGAGAACGCCCGTCGCCAGGTCGCTGACCTGGTCAATGCCGATCCGCGGGAAATTGTCTGGACCAGCGGTGCCACCGAGTCCGACAACCTGGCAATCAAGGGCGTCGCGCACTTCTACAGCACCAAGGGCAAGCACCTGATCACCTCCAAGATCGAGCACAAGGCTGTTCTGGACAGCACTCGTCAGCTGGAGCGTGAAGGCTTCGAAGTCACCTACATCGAGCCAGGCGCCGATGGCCTGATCACCCCGGCCATGGTTGAAGCTGCCCTGCGTGATGACACCATCCTAGTGTCGATCATGCATGTGAACAACGAAATCGGCACCATCAACGACATCGCTGCCATCGGCGAACTGACCCGCGCCCGCGGCGTCATGTTCCACGTTGACGCGGCCCAGTCGACCGGCAAGGTTGAAATCGACCTGCAGAAGCTGAAAGTCGACCTGATGTCGTTCTCTGCACACAAAACCTACGGCCCTAAAGGCATCGGCGCGCTGTACGTCAGCCGCAAGCCTCGTGTGCGCCTGGAAGCCACCATGCACGGCGGTGGTCACGAGCGCGGCATGCGTTCGGGCACCCTAGCGACTCACCAGATCGTCGGCATGGGTGAAGCCTTCGCCATCGCCAAAGAGCTGATGGCCAGCGAAAACGTGCGCATCAAGGCCTTGAGCGACCGCTTCTACAAGCAGGTTGAAGGTCTGGAAGAGCTGTACATCAACGGCTGCATGACCGCACGCATCCCGCACAACCTGAACCTGAGCTTCAACTACGTCGAAGGCGAGTCGCTGATCATGGCGCTCAAGGACCTGGCCGTTTCGTCCGGCTCGGCCTGTACTTCGGCTTCGCTTGAGCCGTCCTACGTGTTGCGCGCCCTGGGCCGCAACGACGAGCTGGCACACAGCTCGATCCGCTTCACCTTCGGTCGTTTCACCACCGAAGAAGAAATCGACTACGCCGCGCAGAAGGTTTGCGAGGCCGTGACCAAGCTGCGCGAACTGTCGCCGCTGTGGGATATGTACAAAGATGGCGTCGACATCTCCAAGATTGAGTGGGCTGCGCACTAA
- the iscR gene encoding Fe-S cluster assembly transcriptional regulator IscR yields the protein MRLTTKGRYAVTAMLDLALHAQHGPVSLADISERQGISLSYLEQLFAKLRRSSLVSSVRGPGGGYQLSRSMESIQVAQVIDAVNESVDATRCQGLGDCHAGDTCLTHHLWCDLSQQIHEFLSGISLADLVTRREVQEVAQRQDLRRIAGRAPQLDKIETSAVE from the coding sequence ATGCGACTGACTACAAAAGGCCGATACGCCGTGACCGCCATGCTCGACCTGGCGTTGCACGCGCAGCATGGGCCGGTGTCTCTGGCCGACATTTCCGAACGCCAAGGCATCTCCCTCTCTTATCTGGAGCAGCTGTTTGCAAAGCTGCGCCGTAGCAGCCTGGTTTCCAGTGTGCGCGGACCTGGCGGCGGCTATCAGCTGTCGCGAAGCATGGAGAGCATTCAGGTAGCCCAGGTTATCGACGCGGTCAATGAATCGGTCGACGCCACGCGCTGCCAGGGCCTGGGTGATTGCCACGCCGGCGACACCTGCCTGACCCACCACTTGTGGTGTGACCTGAGCCAGCAGATTCACGAGTTTCTTAGCGGCATCAGCCTGGCTGACCTTGTTACTCGCCGTGAGGTACAAGAAGTCGCCCAGCGCCAGGACCTGCGTCGTATTGCAGGCCGGGCACCGCAGCTGGACAAGATTGAGACGTCCGCCGTCGAATGA
- the cysE gene encoding serine O-acetyltransferase, with translation MFERLREDIQSVFHRDPAARNAFEVLTCYPGMHAIWLHRAAHALWKRDWKWLARLVSNFGRWMTGIEIHPGAKVGRRFFIDHGMGIVIGETAEIGDDVTLYQGVTLGGTSWNKGKRHPTLEDGVVVGAGAKVLGPFTVGAGAKIGSNAVVTKAVPAGATAVGIPGRIIVKTDAEVEAKRKAMAEKIGFDAYGVSEDMPDPVARAIGQLLDHLQAVDGRLEDMCGALKSLGSDYCAKELPALREEDFAEIKDEARSDASTH, from the coding sequence ATGTTCGAGCGTCTGCGTGAAGATATCCAGAGCGTTTTCCACCGTGACCCGGCGGCGCGCAACGCCTTTGAAGTGCTGACCTGCTATCCGGGCATGCATGCGATCTGGCTGCACCGGGCGGCGCACGCGCTGTGGAAGCGTGACTGGAAATGGCTTGCCCGGCTGGTATCGAACTTCGGGCGCTGGATGACCGGTATCGAGATTCATCCGGGGGCCAAGGTCGGCCGGCGCTTCTTCATCGACCATGGCATGGGTATCGTGATCGGCGAAACGGCCGAGATCGGCGACGATGTCACCTTGTACCAGGGGGTGACCCTGGGTGGCACCAGCTGGAACAAGGGCAAACGCCATCCGACCCTGGAGGATGGTGTGGTGGTGGGTGCCGGAGCCAAGGTGCTGGGACCTTTTACCGTCGGTGCCGGAGCCAAGATCGGCTCCAATGCCGTGGTAACCAAGGCAGTGCCGGCAGGTGCTACTGCCGTGGGGATCCCGGGGCGCATCATCGTCAAGACCGACGCCGAAGTTGAAGCCAAGCGCAAGGCCATGGCCGAGAAGATCGGCTTCGATGCCTACGGTGTCAGTGAAGACATGCCTGACCCGGTCGCGCGTGCCATTGGTCAGTTGCTCGATCACCTGCAGGCAGTCGATGGGCGCCTGGAGGATATGTGCGGTGCGCTGAAGAGTCTGGGCAGTGACTACTGTGCCAAGGAGCTGCCAGCGCTGCGCGAAGAAGACTTCGCCGAGATCAAGGACGAAGCACGTAGCGACGCGTCGACGCATTGA
- the trmJ gene encoding tRNA (cytosine(32)/uridine(32)-2'-O)-methyltransferase TrmJ — translation MLQNIRVVLVNTSHPGNIGGAARAMKNMGLSRLVLVDPQDFPSHEADARASGADDVLGGAQIVATLEEALVGCNLVFGTSARERRIPWPLVDPRECGSKVIEHAVQGEEIALVFGREYAGLTNEELQRCHFHVHIPSNPDFSSLNLAAAVQVLSYEVRMAWLAAEGQPSKVEKFEVTSVRSSELATMDEMELFYEHLEKTLVDIGFLDPEKPKHLMPRLRRLYGRSSVNRSEMSILRGILTETQKVARGEPHKRKDQ, via the coding sequence TTGCTGCAAAATATTCGTGTTGTTCTGGTCAATACCAGCCACCCCGGCAATATCGGCGGCGCTGCGCGTGCCATGAAAAACATGGGCTTGTCGCGCCTGGTGCTGGTCGACCCGCAGGATTTTCCGTCGCATGAGGCCGATGCCCGTGCGTCGGGTGCCGATGATGTGCTCGGTGGCGCCCAGATAGTTGCCACCCTCGAAGAGGCGCTGGTCGGTTGCAACCTGGTGTTTGGCACCAGTGCCCGTGAGCGTCGCATCCCCTGGCCGCTGGTCGACCCGCGCGAATGTGGCAGCAAAGTCATCGAGCATGCCGTCCAGGGTGAAGAGATCGCCCTGGTGTTTGGTCGTGAGTACGCCGGCCTGACCAACGAAGAGCTGCAGCGTTGCCATTTTCATGTGCACATCCCCTCCAATCCTGATTTCAGTTCGCTGAATCTGGCGGCGGCGGTGCAGGTGCTGTCTTACGAGGTGCGCATGGCCTGGCTGGCTGCCGAAGGTCAGCCTTCAAAGGTGGAGAAGTTCGAGGTGACGTCGGTGCGCAGTAGCGAGCTGGCGACCATGGATGAAATGGAGCTGTTCTACGAGCACCTGGAAAAGACCCTGGTCGACATCGGCTTTCTCGACCCGGAAAAGCCCAAGCACCTGATGCCGCGTCTGCGCCGGCTGTATGGGCGCAGTTCGGTCAATCGTTCGGAAATGAGTATTTTGCGCGGCATCCTCACGGAAACCCAGAAAGTGGCCCGTGGCGAGCCGCATAAGCGCAAGGATCAATAA
- the suhB gene encoding type III secretion system regulator SuhB, whose translation MQPMLNIALRAARSASELIFRSIERLDTIKVDEKDAKDYVSEVDRAAEQKIIDALRKAYPNHSIYGEETGLHAGTGEEGKDYLWIIDPLDGTTNFLRGIPHFAVSIACKYRGRLEHAVVLDPVRQEEFTASRGRGAQLNGRRLRVSARTSLEGALLGTGFPFRDNQMADLDNYLGMFRALVGQTAGIRRAGAASLDLAYVAAGRFDAFWESGLSEYDMAAGALLIQEAGGLVSDFTGGHDFLEKGHIVAGNIKCFKAVLTAIQPHLPASIKR comes from the coding sequence ATGCAGCCCATGCTGAATATCGCGCTGCGCGCCGCCCGCAGCGCCAGTGAATTGATTTTCCGCTCCATCGAGCGCCTGGATACCATCAAGGTTGATGAAAAAGACGCCAAGGATTACGTCTCGGAAGTCGATCGCGCCGCAGAGCAGAAAATCATTGATGCCCTGCGCAAGGCCTACCCGAACCACTCCATCTACGGCGAAGAAACCGGCCTGCACGCCGGCACCGGCGAAGAAGGCAAGGACTACCTGTGGATCATCGACCCACTGGACGGCACCACCAACTTCCTGCGTGGCATTCCGCACTTTGCTGTCAGCATTGCCTGCAAATACCGTGGCCGCCTTGAGCACGCCGTGGTTCTGGACCCTGTCCGCCAGGAAGAATTCACCGCCAGCCGTGGCCGTGGCGCCCAACTGAACGGTCGTCGCCTGCGCGTCAGCGCCCGCACCAGCCTGGAAGGCGCTCTGCTGGGTACCGGCTTCCCGTTCCGCGACAACCAGATGGCTGATCTGGACAACTACCTGGGCATGTTCCGCGCCCTGGTTGGCCAGACTGCCGGCATCCGCCGCGCTGGCGCTGCCAGCCTGGACCTGGCCTACGTCGCCGCCGGCCGCTTCGACGCCTTCTGGGAGTCGGGCCTGTCGGAATACGACATGGCTGCAGGCGCCCTGCTGATCCAGGAAGCTGGCGGCCTGGTGAGTGACTTCACCGGCGGCCACGACTTCCTTGAAAAGGGTCATATCGTTGCCGGTAACATCAAGTGCTTCAAAGCCGTGCTGACCGCTATTCAGCCGCACCTGCCGGCTTCGATCAAACGCTAA
- a CDS encoding glycine zipper 2TM domain-containing protein, translated as MNKSMLVGAVLGAVGVTAGGAVATYNLVKSGPEYAEVLAVQPVTQTVKTPREVCKDVTVTRQAPVKDQHQIAGTVVGALAGGLLGNQIGGGTGKKIATVAGAVGGGYAGNKVQEGMQERDTYTTTQTRCNTVNDLSEKVVGYDVKYSIGEKVGQVRMDRDPGAQIPLDKEGKLVLSQAQPGQ; from the coding sequence GTGAACAAGTCAATGCTGGTGGGTGCGGTTCTGGGTGCGGTCGGTGTGACTGCCGGAGGTGCTGTAGCCACCTACAACCTGGTCAAGAGTGGGCCGGAATACGCTGAGGTGCTGGCCGTGCAGCCGGTCACGCAGACCGTCAAGACGCCGCGCGAAGTGTGCAAGGATGTGACCGTTACGCGTCAGGCGCCGGTCAAGGACCAGCACCAGATTGCCGGTACCGTGGTCGGTGCTCTGGCCGGTGGCCTGCTGGGTAACCAGATTGGTGGTGGTACCGGTAAAAAGATTGCCACGGTGGCCGGTGCGGTCGGTGGCGGCTATGCCGGTAACAAAGTGCAGGAAGGTATGCAGGAGCGCGATACCTACACGACCACGCAAACTCGCTGCAACACGGTCAATGACCTGAGCGAGAAAGTGGTTGGCTATGACGTGAAGTATTCGATTGGCGAAAAGGTCGGCCAGGTGCGCATGGATCGTGATCCGGGTGCGCAGATCCCGCTGGATAAAGAAGGCAAGCTGGTGCTGAGCCAGGCGCAACCAGGCCAGTGA
- the secF gene encoding protein translocase subunit SecF, producing MLRTINFMGVRNVAFGVTLLLTVLALFSWFYKGLNFGLDFTGGTLIELTYERPANLGQVREELVKAGFEDAVVQSFGATTDLLVRMPGDDPMLGNRVSEALQKVSSDNPAVVKRVEFVGPQVGEELRDQGGLGMLLALGGIMIYLAFRFQWKFALGAILSLVHDVVVTMGILSFFQITFDLTVLAAVLAIIGYSLNDTIVVFDRVRENFRVLRKASLIENINISTTQTLLRTVATSVSTLLAIAALLFFGGDNLWGFSLALFIGVMAGTYSSIYIANVVLIWLNLSSEDLIPPAKAEGVDDRP from the coding sequence ATGTTACGTACCATTAACTTCATGGGTGTGCGCAACGTTGCGTTCGGCGTCACCCTGCTTCTTACCGTGCTGGCGCTGTTCAGCTGGTTCTACAAAGGGCTCAACTTCGGCCTGGACTTCACCGGCGGTACGCTCATCGAGCTGACCTACGAGCGTCCGGCCAACCTTGGCCAGGTGCGTGAGGAGCTGGTCAAGGCCGGCTTCGAAGACGCAGTTGTGCAGAGCTTCGGCGCTACCACCGATTTGCTGGTGCGTATGCCGGGCGATGACCCGATGCTGGGTAACCGCGTTTCCGAGGCGCTGCAGAAAGTCAGCAGCGACAACCCGGCTGTGGTCAAGCGCGTCGAGTTCGTCGGTCCGCAGGTCGGTGAAGAGCTGCGCGACCAGGGTGGTCTGGGCATGTTGCTGGCCCTGGGCGGCATCATGATCTACCTGGCGTTCCGCTTTCAGTGGAAGTTCGCCCTGGGTGCGATCCTTTCGCTGGTGCACGACGTGGTCGTGACCATGGGTATCCTGTCGTTCTTCCAGATCACCTTCGACCTGACGGTGCTGGCGGCGGTGCTGGCGATCATCGGTTACTCGCTCAACGACACCATCGTGGTGTTCGACCGGGTGCGTGAGAACTTCCGCGTGCTGCGCAAGGCTTCGCTGATCGAGAACATCAACATCTCGACCACTCAGACCCTGCTGCGTACCGTGGCCACCTCGGTGTCGACCCTGCTGGCCATCGCTGCACTGTTGTTCTTTGGCGGTGACAACCTGTGGGGCTTCTCGCTGGCGTTGTTCATCGGCGTCATGGCCGGTACCTACTCGTCGATCTACATCGCCAACGTGGTGCTGATCTGGCTGAACCTGAGCAGCGAAGACCTGATTCCTCCGGCCAAGGCCGAAGGCGTGGACGACCGTCCATAA
- the secD gene encoding protein translocase subunit SecD: protein MLNKYPLWKYALILVVLAIGFIYSAPNLYPDDPAVQVSGASTALQVTQADLDRASKALVDAGIQVKAASLGEKGKGALLRLTKQEDQLPAKDVVRKALGDDYVVALNLAPTTPQWLRNLGASPMKLGLDLSGGVHFLLEVDMDKAMAARLKVYEGEVKSLLRKERVRYRSLPQQDGGIQLGFSDDESREQARSLIRKNFNDFELTTTERNGLSVLRLAITPAKVAEIREYSIKQNLTTVRNRVNELGVAEPLVQRQGANRIVVELPGVQDTAEAKRILGKTANLEFRLGAEPGASKATTETFEFREGGRSAAVERGLIITGDQVTDAQASFDEQGRPQVNIRLDGHGGELMSRATRSNVGRSMAVIFIEQRPTTRYVKQMVDGVEKDVAVQTFTEEKKIISLATIQSPLGSQFRITGLNGQGESSELALLLRAGGLAAPMYFAEERTIGPSLGADNITKGIDASLWGMLFVSLFIMAIYRAFGLIATIALAGNMVMLLALMSLLGATLTLPGIAGIVLTMGMAVDANVLIFSRIREELANGMSIQRAIHEGFNRAYTAIVDANLTTLLVGGILFAMGTGPVKGFAVTMSLGIFTSMFTAVMVTRAMVNLTCGGRDLKKLWV, encoded by the coding sequence ATGCTGAACAAATACCCTCTGTGGAAATACGCACTGATCCTGGTGGTACTGGCGATCGGTTTTATTTATTCCGCTCCCAACCTCTACCCTGATGATCCGGCCGTCCAGGTCAGTGGTGCCAGTACGGCGCTGCAGGTCACTCAGGCGGATCTGGATCGCGCGAGCAAAGCGCTCGTCGACGCCGGTATCCAGGTCAAGGCCGCGAGCCTGGGCGAGAAGGGCAAAGGTGCACTGCTGCGCCTGACCAAGCAGGAAGATCAACTTCCAGCCAAGGATGTAGTGCGCAAGGCACTGGGCGACGACTATGTGGTCGCACTGAACCTGGCCCCGACCACTCCACAATGGTTGCGCAATCTGGGTGCAAGCCCGATGAAGCTGGGTCTGGATCTCTCCGGTGGTGTGCACTTCTTGCTTGAAGTAGACATGGACAAGGCTATGGCGGCCCGTCTGAAAGTCTATGAAGGTGAAGTCAAAAGCCTGCTGCGCAAAGAGCGTGTGCGCTATCGCAGCCTGCCGCAACAAGATGGCGGCATTCAGCTGGGCTTCTCCGATGATGAATCCCGCGAACAGGCGCGCAGCCTGATCCGCAAGAATTTCAATGATTTCGAGTTGACCACCACCGAGCGTAACGGCCTGTCGGTGCTGCGTCTGGCGATTACCCCGGCTAAGGTCGCGGAAATCCGTGAATACTCGATCAAGCAGAACCTGACCACGGTGCGTAACCGGGTCAACGAGCTGGGCGTGGCCGAGCCACTGGTACAGCGCCAGGGTGCCAACCGCATCGTGGTCGAGCTGCCAGGCGTGCAGGACACTGCCGAAGCCAAGCGTATTCTCGGCAAGACCGCCAACCTGGAATTCCGTCTGGGGGCCGAGCCGGGTGCTTCGAAAGCTACCACTGAAACCTTCGAGTTCCGTGAAGGTGGTCGTTCGGCAGCGGTCGAGCGTGGCCTGATCATCACCGGTGACCAGGTAACCGACGCACAGGCCAGCTTCGACGAGCAAGGCCGTCCGCAAGTGAACATCCGTCTGGATGGTCACGGTGGCGAACTGATGAGCCGCGCTACCCGTAGCAACGTCGGTCGCAGCATGGCGGTGATCTTCATCGAGCAGCGTCCAACTACGCGCTACGTGAAGCAGATGGTTGATGGCGTGGAAAAAGACGTCGCCGTCCAGACCTTCACCGAAGAGAAGAAGATCATCAGCCTGGCGACCATCCAGTCGCCGTTGGGTAGTCAGTTCCGCATCACCGGCCTCAACGGTCAGGGTGAGTCGTCCGAGCTGGCCCTGCTGCTGCGTGCTGGTGGCCTGGCTGCACCGATGTACTTTGCTGAAGAGCGCACCATCGGCCCGAGCCTGGGTGCCGACAACATCACCAAGGGTATCGATGCATCGCTGTGGGGCATGCTGTTCGTCTCGCTGTTCATCATGGCTATCTACCGTGCCTTTGGCCTGATCGCTACCATCGCCCTGGCCGGTAACATGGTCATGCTGCTGGCGCTGATGTCGCTGCTGGGGGCAACCCTGACCCTGCCGGGTATCGCCGGTATCGTCCTGACCATGGGTATGGCGGTTGACGCCAACGTGCTGATCTTCTCGCGGATTCGCGAAGAGCTGGCCAATGGCATGTCGATCCAGCGTGCTATCCACGAAGGCTTCAACCGTGCCTATACCGCGATTGTCGACGCCAACCTGACCACCTTGCTGGTCGGCGGCATCCTCTTCGCCATGGGTACCGGCCCGGTCAAGGGCTTCGCGGTTACCATGTCCCTCGGGATTTTCACCTCGATGTTCACGGCCGTCATGGTTACCCGCGCAATGGTCAACCTGACCTGCGGTGGGCGTGATCTCAAGAAGCTGTGGGTTTAA
- the yajC gene encoding preprotein translocase subunit YajC encodes MSFLIPAAYADAAAPAAGPAGTGFEWIFLVGFLVIFYLMIWRPQAKRAKEQKNLLSNLQKGDEVVTNGGIAGKIVKVADDFVVLEVSDNVELKFQKGAVAATLPKGTLKAI; translated from the coding sequence ATGAGCTTTCTGATCCCCGCCGCTTATGCGGACGCCGCAGCCCCTGCCGCCGGCCCAGCCGGAACCGGTTTTGAGTGGATTTTCCTGGTCGGCTTCCTGGTCATCTTCTACCTGATGATCTGGCGTCCACAGGCCAAACGTGCCAAAGAGCAGAAGAACCTGCTGAGCAACCTGCAAAAAGGTGATGAAGTTGTCACCAACGGCGGTATCGCTGGCAAGATCGTCAAAGTTGCCGACGACTTCGTAGTGCTGGAAGTGTCCGACAATGTTGAGCTGAAGTTCCAGAAGGGCGCCGTTGCCGCGACCCTGCCAAAAGGTACGCTCAAAGCGATCTAA
- the tgt gene encoding tRNA guanosine(34) transglycosylase Tgt — MSFELLATDGKARRGRLTFPRGVVETPAFMPVGTYGTVKGMLPRDIEAIGAQMILGNTFHLWLRPGTEVIKAHGDLHDFMKWQGPILTDSGGFQVFSLGAMRKIKEEGVTFASPVDGSKVFMGPEESMQVQRDLGSDVVMIFDECTPYPADEDVARISMELSLRWAQRSKNAHGDNTAALFGIVQGGMHQDLRMRSLEGLDKIGFDGLAIGGLSVGEPKHEMIKVLDYLPGQMPADKPRYLMGVGKPEDLVEGVRRGVDMFDCVMPTRNARNGHLFIDTGVLKIRNAFHRHDDSPLDPTCDCYTCQNFSRAYLHHLDKCGEMLGSMLNTIHNLRHYQRLMAGLREAIQQGTLAAFVDAFYAKRGLPVPPLD, encoded by the coding sequence ATGTCCTTCGAACTGCTGGCCACCGACGGCAAAGCCCGTCGCGGCCGCCTGACGTTCCCCCGTGGTGTGGTGGAAACCCCGGCGTTCATGCCGGTGGGTACCTATGGCACGGTCAAGGGCATGTTGCCGCGCGACATCGAGGCCATCGGCGCGCAGATGATCCTCGGTAACACCTTCCACCTGTGGCTGCGCCCGGGTACCGAGGTGATCAAGGCCCACGGCGACCTGCACGACTTCATGAAGTGGCAGGGCCCGATCCTCACCGACTCCGGCGGCTTCCAGGTGTTCAGCCTGGGTGCCATGCGCAAGATCAAGGAAGAAGGCGTGACCTTCGCCTCGCCAGTCGACGGTTCCAAGGTGTTCATGGGCCCGGAAGAGTCGATGCAGGTCCAGCGTGATCTGGGCTCCGACGTGGTGATGATCTTCGACGAATGCACCCCGTACCCGGCCGACGAAGACGTCGCGCGCATCTCCATGGAGCTGTCGCTGCGCTGGGCCCAGCGTTCGAAGAACGCCCACGGTGACAACACTGCGGCACTGTTCGGTATCGTCCAGGGCGGCATGCACCAGGACCTGCGCATGCGCTCGCTCGAAGGCCTGGACAAGATCGGCTTCGACGGCCTGGCCATTGGCGGCCTGTCGGTGGGCGAGCCCAAGCATGAAATGATCAAGGTGCTGGATTACCTGCCAGGCCAGATGCCGGCTGACAAACCTCGTTACCTTATGGGGGTAGGCAAGCCGGAAGATCTCGTTGAGGGTGTGCGCCGCGGCGTCGACATGTTCGATTGCGTGATGCCCACGCGCAACGCGCGCAACGGCCACCTGTTTATCGATACCGGCGTGCTGAAAATCCGTAACGCGTTCCATCGCCATGATGATTCGCCTCTGGATCCGACCTGTGACTGCTACACCTGCCAGAACTTCTCTCGTGCTTATCTGCACCACCTGGATAAGTGCGGCGAAATGTTGGGCAGTATGTTGAATACGATCCATAACTTGCGCCATTACCAGCGTTTGATGGCTGGTTTACGCGAGGCTATTCAACAAGGTACATTGGCCGCCTTTGTCGATGCCTTTTACGCCAAGCGCGGGCTGCCTGTGCCGCCCTTGGACTGA